The Halofilum ochraceum genome window below encodes:
- the lgt gene encoding prolipoprotein diacylglyceryl transferase — translation MLDYPRIDPVAIEIGPVAIHWYGLMYLIGFAAAWLLLRRRIDHGAPGWRREQLDDLLFWGAVGVLAGGRIGYVLFYGFGELLADPLSIFYIWEGGMSFHGGMLGVIAAMGWIARRQGRHLADVTDFIAPVAPIGLGAGRLGNFINGELWGRPTDLPWAMVFPGAGPEPRHPSQLYEFLLEGVVLFALLWWFSARPRPRWSVSGLFLLGYGVFRFAVEFARAPDPHLGAVAFGWMTMGQLLCVPMILGGILLLFLARQQPATETR, via the coding sequence ATGCTCGACTATCCCCGCATCGACCCCGTAGCGATCGAAATCGGCCCGGTGGCCATCCACTGGTATGGCCTCATGTATCTCATCGGTTTCGCCGCGGCGTGGCTGCTGCTGCGTCGGCGTATCGACCATGGTGCCCCGGGCTGGCGGCGTGAACAGCTCGACGATCTGCTGTTCTGGGGGGCGGTCGGCGTGCTGGCGGGGGGCCGGATCGGATATGTGCTGTTCTACGGCTTCGGGGAACTGCTGGCCGACCCGCTGTCGATCTTTTACATCTGGGAGGGTGGCATGTCCTTCCACGGCGGCATGCTCGGCGTGATCGCCGCGATGGGCTGGATCGCCCGACGCCAGGGGCGCCACCTCGCCGACGTGACCGACTTCATTGCCCCGGTGGCGCCGATCGGGCTGGGCGCCGGGCGCCTCGGCAATTTCATCAACGGCGAGTTGTGGGGACGTCCCACGGATCTCCCATGGGCGATGGTTTTCCCCGGCGCCGGTCCGGAGCCCCGCCATCCATCGCAGCTGTACGAATTCCTGCTCGAGGGCGTCGTGCTGTTCGCCCTGCTGTGGTGGTTCTCGGCCCGGCCGCGGCCACGCTGGTCCGTCTCCGGGCTGTTCCTGCTCGGTTACGGGGTGTTCCGGTTCGCCGTCGAGTTCGCCCGTGCGCCGGACCCGCACCTGGGCGCGGTGGCGTTCGGCTGGATGACGATGGGCCAACTGCTGTGCGTGCCGATGATCCTCGGCGGAATCCTGTTACTCTTCCTTGCGCGTCAGCAACCGGCCACGGAGACACGGTGA
- a CDS encoding thymidylate synthase → MRAYLDLLAEVRHHGTPKSDRTGTGTHSVFARQLRFDLNEGFPLVTTKRVHLKSVIHELLWFLAGDTNIDYLRRNGVRIWDEWADADGELGPVYGRQWRSWPAPDGATIDQLADVVDRIRRDPDSRRLLVSAWNVAELPDMALAPCHALFQFYVADGRLSCQLYQRSADLFLGVPFNIASYALLTHMVAQVTGYEAGEFVHTFGDAHVYLNHFDQVDRQLEREPLPRPTLRLDPGVDDLFAFDYAHIHIEGYDPHPAIPAPVAV, encoded by the coding sequence ATGCGCGCCTATCTCGATCTGCTCGCCGAGGTCCGCCACCACGGCACACCGAAATCGGACCGCACGGGGACGGGGACGCATTCCGTATTCGCACGTCAGTTGCGCTTCGACCTCAACGAGGGGTTCCCGCTGGTCACGACCAAGCGGGTGCACCTGAAGTCGGTGATCCACGAGCTGCTGTGGTTCCTCGCCGGCGACACGAACATCGATTATCTGCGCCGCAATGGTGTGCGCATATGGGATGAATGGGCGGATGCCGATGGCGAACTGGGGCCCGTATACGGTCGTCAGTGGCGCTCCTGGCCGGCGCCCGACGGCGCGACCATCGATCAGCTGGCGGATGTGGTCGACCGCATCCGCCGGGATCCGGATTCACGGCGCCTGCTCGTCTCCGCCTGGAATGTGGCGGAGCTGCCGGACATGGCGCTGGCACCCTGCCACGCGCTGTTCCAGTTCTACGTCGCCGACGGACGCCTCTCATGTCAGCTCTATCAACGCAGCGCGGATCTGTTCCTGGGCGTCCCTTTCAACATCGCCTCGTATGCGCTGTTGACCCATATGGTGGCGCAGGTCACCGGTTATGAGGCGGGCGAGTTCGTCCATACCTTTGGTGACGCACACGTGTACCTGAATCATTTCGACCAGGTCGATCGGCAGCTCGAGCGCGAACCCCTGCCGCGGCCGACGCTCCGGCTGGATCCGGGCGTGGATGATCTGTTTGCCTTCGACTATGCGCACATCCATATCGAAGGCTATGATCCGCATCCCGCAATACCCGCGCCGGTGGCCGTATGA
- the folA gene encoding type 3 dihydrofolate reductase: MKHELSLIVALDRNRMIGHEGRLPWHLPDDLKWFKRCTLGKPIVMGRRTWESIGRALPERPNIVISTKPDFEAPGATVVPSLEGALEVARDYPEVMIIGGGVLFAATLNLADRLYLTVVHGEYPGDTFFPAFEMGEWRETFREDHEADERHECAYSFLILERIGD; the protein is encoded by the coding sequence ATGAAACACGAACTCAGCCTGATCGTTGCGCTCGACCGCAACCGCATGATCGGTCACGAAGGCCGCTTGCCCTGGCATCTGCCCGATGATCTGAAGTGGTTCAAGCGCTGCACGCTGGGCAAGCCGATCGTGATGGGGCGCCGCACGTGGGAGTCGATCGGCCGGGCGCTGCCGGAGCGGCCGAATATCGTGATCTCGACGAAGCCCGATTTCGAGGCCCCGGGCGCGACCGTCGTGCCGAGTCTCGAGGGCGCGCTCGAGGTAGCCCGCGATTATCCGGAGGTGATGATCATCGGCGGCGGTGTGCTGTTCGCGGCGACGCTCAATCTGGCCGACCGCCTCTATCTGACGGTGGTGCACGGCGAATACCCGGGCGATACCTTCTTCCCGGCGTTCGAGATGGGCGAGTGGCGCGAGACCTTCCGCGAAGACCACGAGGCCGATGAGCGCCACGAATGTGCCTACAGCTTCCTGATCCTGGAGCGGATCGGGGACTGA
- a CDS encoding symmetrical bis(5'-nucleosyl)-tetraphosphatase: MTTWAIGDLHGCHDDLCRLFDRIALDPTRDRVWFVGDLVNRGPDSLACLRAVRDLGDTAVCVLGNHDLHLLARAAGARTPRSKDRFDEILDAPDRAELLDWLRHRPLMHHDPDLGYTLVHAGLHRDWDLDTALGVAAEVETILRADDYERLFDYMYGDEPEQWSPDLTGEARIRCAVNIFTRMRYCRPDGSLDLGPTGPPGTQPEGLLPWFELPGRANADLRILFGHWSTLGYYRSRGAYALDSGCLWGGRLTALALEREPRAVQVECEGAMVPVG, translated from the coding sequence GTGACCACCTGGGCCATCGGCGATCTGCACGGCTGCCATGACGACCTCTGCCGTCTGTTCGATCGGATCGCGCTCGATCCAACGCGTGACCGCGTCTGGTTCGTCGGTGATCTGGTCAACCGCGGTCCGGACTCGCTCGCGTGCCTGCGCGCCGTCCGCGACCTCGGCGATACGGCGGTCTGCGTGCTCGGCAACCATGATCTGCACCTGCTTGCCCGAGCCGCCGGCGCGCGGACGCCACGGAGCAAGGACCGGTTCGACGAGATCCTGGACGCGCCCGACCGCGCCGAGCTGCTGGACTGGCTGCGCCACCGGCCGCTGATGCATCACGACCCCGATCTCGGCTACACGCTTGTCCACGCCGGCCTGCATCGCGACTGGGACCTCGATACCGCGCTTGGGGTGGCGGCCGAGGTAGAGACTATTCTCCGCGCCGACGATTACGAACGCCTGTTCGACTACATGTACGGCGACGAGCCGGAACAGTGGTCGCCCGACCTGACTGGCGAGGCGCGCATCCGCTGCGCCGTGAACATCTTCACGCGCATGCGCTACTGCCGGCCCGACGGCAGTCTCGACCTTGGGCCGACGGGCCCGCCCGGCACGCAGCCCGAGGGCCTGCTGCCGTGGTTCGAACTGCCCGGGCGCGCCAACGCCGATCTGCGCATCCTGTTCGGTCACTGGTCCACGCTGGGGTACTACAGATCGCGCGGCGCGTATGCACTCGATTCCGGCTGCCTCTGGGGTGGACGGTTGACGGCACTGGCGCTCGAACGCGAGCCGCGGGCGGTGCAGGTGGAGTGTGAGGGGGCGATGGTGCCGGTGGGGTGA
- the apaG gene encoding Co2+/Mg2+ efflux protein ApaG, giving the protein MSDENGIRIDVETDYLEAESNPGEGRYVFAYTITIHNDGEQPARLLTRYWRITDDNGHVREVHGDGVVGEQPYLRPGEGFRYTSGANLETPLGTMAGRYGMIDANGEHFQATIPEFLLTTPRILH; this is encoded by the coding sequence ATGAGCGACGAAAACGGCATCCGCATCGACGTAGAGACGGACTATCTCGAGGCCGAATCCAATCCCGGGGAAGGCCGTTACGTATTCGCCTACACGATCACGATTCACAACGACGGCGAACAGCCGGCCCGCCTGCTGACACGGTACTGGCGCATCACCGATGACAACGGTCACGTGCGGGAGGTCCATGGCGATGGGGTCGTCGGCGAGCAGCCGTATCTGCGCCCCGGCGAAGGCTTCCGCTATACCAGCGGCGCCAATCTGGAGACCCCGCTCGGGACGATGGCGGGCCGTTACGGCATGATCGACGCGAATGGCGAGCACTTCCAGGCCACCATTCCCGAGTTCCTGCTCACCACGCCGCGCATCCTGCACTAG
- the rsmA gene encoding 16S rRNA (adenine(1518)-N(6)/adenine(1519)-N(6))-dimethyltransferase RsmA → MAHSPRKRFGQHFLHDRGTVDRILAAVAPARGETVVEIGPGEGVLTEPLLAATGRLHVVEVDRDLAATLRGRAEWADTLRVHEADALRFDFTALAPEGSRVRVVGNLPYNISTPLLFHLLEQRAAIADIHFMLQREVVDRMAAAPGSGVYGRLSVMIQAYCRVTRLFRVPPGAFRPPPAVESAVVRLVPRAQPLVDAAHAAHFGEIVRRAFSVRRKTLRNGLRGFVDADTITAAGIDPGIRPEQLRVEDFARLAGT, encoded by the coding sequence GTGGCCCATAGCCCACGCAAGCGTTTCGGCCAGCACTTTCTGCACGACCGCGGGACGGTCGACCGGATCCTGGCGGCCGTTGCGCCCGCGCGCGGCGAGACCGTGGTCGAGATCGGTCCCGGTGAGGGCGTACTGACCGAACCCCTGCTGGCCGCCACCGGCCGGCTCCACGTCGTCGAGGTCGATCGCGACCTGGCCGCGACGCTGCGCGGGCGCGCGGAATGGGCCGACACGCTGCGGGTGCACGAGGCCGATGCACTCCGATTCGACTTCACGGCGCTGGCGCCCGAGGGTAGTCGCGTCCGGGTGGTCGGCAACCTGCCCTACAATATCTCCACACCGCTGCTGTTCCATCTGCTGGAACAGCGCGCCGCCATCGCGGACATCCATTTCATGCTTCAGCGCGAGGTGGTGGACCGCATGGCAGCCGCGCCCGGCTCCGGCGTGTACGGTCGGCTGTCGGTCATGATCCAGGCGTACTGTAGGGTCACGCGGCTGTTCCGGGTTCCACCCGGGGCTTTCCGGCCGCCGCCCGCGGTCGAGTCGGCCGTCGTGCGCCTGGTGCCGCGCGCGCAGCCGCTGGTCGACGCCGCGCATGCGGCCCATTTCGGCGAAATCGTGCGGCGCGCGTTTTCGGTACGCAGGAAAACCCTGCGCAATGGACTGCGTGGTTTTGTGGACGCAGACACGATCACGGCCGCCGGCATCGATCCCGGCATCCGCCCGGAACAGCTCCGCGTCGAGGATTTCGCCCGCCTCGCCGGGACGTGA
- the pdxA gene encoding 4-hydroxythreonine-4-phosphate dehydrogenase PdxA: protein MMPAPIRRIALTPGEPAGIGPDLIAAIAAHASPAERVVIADRDMLAARAAALGHDLAPYAFDPAAPPRAQAAGEIAVDHIPTGAAVEAGRLDPRNAHYVLETLTRAVDGCLAGHYAAMVTAPVHKGVINDAGIPFTGHTEFLGERTGGDPVMMLVAGDLRVALVTTHLPLRAVPDAITRERVEDVARILQRDLRQRFAIERPRVLVLGLNPHAGEGGHLGTEERDIIEPALASLRAEDIDVAGPLPADTAFTPRALDGADAVLAMYHDQGLPVLKYAGFGRAVNVTLGLPIVRTSVDHGTALELAGSGRAESGSLNAAFELAVRLGGQG, encoded by the coding sequence ATCATGCCCGCCCCGATCCGGCGGATCGCGCTGACCCCGGGCGAGCCGGCCGGCATCGGCCCGGATCTGATCGCGGCGATCGCGGCGCATGCGAGTCCCGCCGAGCGCGTGGTGATCGCCGACCGCGACATGCTCGCCGCGCGCGCCGCAGCCCTTGGCCATGATCTGGCGCCCTACGCATTCGATCCGGCGGCGCCCCCGCGCGCGCAGGCCGCGGGCGAGATCGCGGTGGATCACATCCCGACCGGGGCCGCCGTCGAGGCGGGCCGACTCGATCCGCGCAACGCCCACTACGTGCTCGAAACGCTCACCCGGGCCGTGGATGGCTGTCTCGCCGGGCATTATGCCGCCATGGTGACCGCCCCGGTGCACAAGGGCGTCATCAACGATGCCGGCATCCCCTTCACGGGCCACACGGAGTTCCTCGGGGAGCGCACCGGCGGCGATCCGGTCATGATGCTCGTCGCCGGAGATCTCCGCGTGGCGCTGGTCACCACGCATCTGCCGCTGCGGGCCGTGCCCGACGCGATCACGCGCGAGCGGGTCGAAGACGTCGCGCGGATCCTGCAGCGCGATCTCCGCCAGCGCTTCGCCATCGAGCGCCCGCGCGTACTGGTCCTCGGCCTGAATCCGCACGCCGGCGAGGGCGGCCATCTCGGGACCGAGGAGCGCGATATCATCGAGCCCGCCCTGGCGAGTCTGCGTGCGGAAGACATCGACGTCGCCGGCCCGCTGCCCGCGGATACCGCCTTCACCCCGCGCGCGCTCGACGGGGCCGATGCGGTGCTCGCCATGTACCACGATCAGGGCCTGCCGGTACTGAAATACGCCGGCTTCGGCCGGGCCGTGAATGTCACCCTCGGCCTGCCCATCGTGCGAACCTCCGTGGACCACGGCACGGCACTGGAACTGGCCGGGAGCGGCCGGGCGGAATCCGGCAGCCTGAATGCGGCGTTCGAACTGGCCGTTCGCCTCGGCGGTCAGGGCTAG
- a CDS encoding peptidylprolyl isomerase, protein MSRLRRHLTAIACVIAIALPAAAPARAAETLDGIAAVVNEDVVLHSELRAEVDFVRDQMRRNGQRVPPDSVLRERVLERLILENIQIQRAEQRGISVDDEAVNNALRNMADRNGTNLSGLRQRVEADGMDFQRLRNDIRRQLIVSRLRQREVASQVQISEDEVDSALDRMEQANQQEAEYRLSHILIGLPSDATSAEVTEAREEAEALVERLRDDAEFSSIATRASDGPEALNGGDLGWRSATSLPTLFVEAVRGMSTGAISDPLRSPNGFHILKVEDRRGGSEQTVTEIRARHILLKDDGGMDDPDAPADAETEGESPRERLEALRQRIRAGADFAEIARANSEDQGSASRGGDLGWVGPGEMTPAFQQVIEGLEPGTLSEPFRSPYGWHLAEVLEKRQRQDIEEYQRAQARRALYERELEQEAQRWRQRLRDQAYVEIRADG, encoded by the coding sequence ATGTCCCGACTGCGCCGCCACCTGACGGCCATCGCCTGCGTTATCGCGATCGCACTGCCCGCGGCGGCGCCCGCGCGGGCAGCCGAAACCCTCGACGGGATCGCCGCGGTGGTCAACGAGGATGTCGTCCTGCACAGCGAACTGCGTGCGGAAGTCGACTTCGTGCGTGACCAGATGCGGCGCAATGGCCAGCGCGTCCCGCCCGACAGCGTCCTGCGCGAGCGGGTGCTGGAGCGCCTGATCCTGGAGAATATCCAGATCCAGCGCGCCGAGCAGCGGGGCATCAGCGTGGACGACGAAGCGGTCAACAACGCGCTGCGCAACATGGCGGACCGCAACGGCACCAACCTCTCCGGTCTGCGCCAGCGGGTCGAAGCCGACGGGATGGATTTCCAGCGCCTGCGCAACGACATCCGCCGGCAACTGATCGTGTCGAGGCTGCGCCAGCGCGAGGTGGCGAGTCAGGTCCAGATCTCGGAGGACGAGGTCGACTCCGCCCTCGACCGCATGGAGCAGGCCAACCAGCAGGAGGCGGAATACAGGCTGAGCCACATTCTCATCGGCCTGCCGTCGGACGCCACGAGCGCCGAGGTCACCGAGGCGCGCGAGGAGGCCGAGGCACTGGTCGAACGGCTGCGTGATGATGCCGAGTTCTCAAGCATCGCTACGCGCGCCTCGGATGGGCCCGAGGCCCTGAACGGGGGCGATCTCGGCTGGCGTTCCGCCACCTCGCTGCCGACGCTGTTCGTCGAGGCCGTCCGGGGAATGTCGACCGGTGCGATCTCGGACCCGCTGCGCAGCCCGAACGGTTTCCACATCCTGAAGGTCGAGGACCGGCGCGGCGGCTCGGAACAGACCGTAACCGAGATCCGGGCCCGGCACATCCTGCTCAAGGACGACGGCGGTATGGATGATCCGGACGCCCCGGCCGACGCGGAGACGGAAGGCGAATCGCCCCGGGAACGGCTCGAGGCGCTGCGCCAGCGTATCCGGGCCGGAGCGGATTTCGCCGAGATCGCGCGCGCGAACTCCGAAGATCAGGGCAGCGCCAGCCGCGGCGGTGACCTCGGCTGGGTCGGTCCCGGGGAAATGACACCCGCCTTCCAGCAGGTCATCGAGGGTCTGGAGCCCGGGACGCTCAGCGAGCCGTTCCGCTCACCGTACGGCTGGCACCTGGCCGAAGTCCTCGAAAAACGGCAACGCCAGGATATCGAGGAATATCAGCGCGCGCAGGCGCGACGGGCCCTGTACGAACGCGAACTCGAGCAGGAGGCCCAGCGCTGGCGGCAGCGCCTGCGCGACCAGGCCTACGTCGAAATCCGGGCGGACGGATAG